A window from Roseburia sp. 499 encodes these proteins:
- a CDS encoding formate--tetrahydrofolate ligase has product MKTDIQIAQEAEMIHIREVAAQLDIKEDDLELYGKYKAKLSDELMKRVENNPDGKLILVTAINPTPAGEGKTTTSVGLGQAFGKLGKKAVLALREPSLGPCFGIKGGAAGGGYAQVVPMEDLNLHFTGDFHAITSANNLLAALLDNHIQQGNELGIDPRQVVWKRCLDMNDRSLRNIVIGLGRKMDGMVREDHFVITVASEIMAVLCLADDMADLKKRLGRMIVAYTFDGKPVTADDLKATGSMAALLKDALKPNLIQTLEHTPAIVHGGPFANIAHGCNSVRATKMGLKLADYVITEAGFGADLGAEKFMDIKCRMAGLKPDAVVLVATVRALKYNGGVPKAELSEENLDALKKGIVNLEKHIENLQKYGVPVVVTLNSFITDTKAETDYIEQFCRERGCEFALSEVWEKGGEGGIALAEKVLETLETKESNFKPLYEDNLSLTEKIETVAKEIYGADGVTYSPAALKELKRIEELGMGSFPVCMAKTQYSLSDDQTKLGRPTGFTINVREVYVSAGAGFVVAVTGAIMTMPGLPKAPAAYNIDVDDDGVITGLF; this is encoded by the coding sequence ATGAAAACAGATATTCAGATTGCACAGGAAGCAGAAATGATACATATCAGAGAGGTGGCAGCACAGCTTGATATTAAAGAAGATGATTTAGAGTTATATGGAAAATATAAGGCAAAATTATCTGATGAATTAATGAAAAGAGTAGAAAATAATCCGGATGGAAAGCTGATTTTGGTAACAGCTATTAATCCAACCCCAGCAGGAGAAGGAAAGACAACTACCAGTGTTGGATTAGGACAGGCATTTGGAAAACTTGGAAAAAAGGCAGTCTTAGCCTTAAGAGAGCCATCCTTAGGACCTTGTTTTGGAATTAAAGGAGGAGCAGCGGGAGGCGGATATGCGCAGGTTGTTCCAATGGAAGATTTGAATCTTCATTTTACAGGAGATTTTCATGCTATTACTTCTGCCAACAATCTGTTAGCGGCATTGTTAGACAATCATATTCAGCAGGGAAATGAACTTGGTATTGACCCACGACAGGTTGTATGGAAACGTTGTTTGGATATGAATGACCGTTCTCTTCGTAATATTGTCATCGGTCTTGGAAGAAAGATGGATGGAATGGTAAGAGAAGACCATTTTGTAATTACGGTAGCGTCTGAAATCATGGCAGTATTGTGTCTTGCGGATGATATGGCAGACTTAAAGAAACGTTTGGGACGTATGATTGTTGCATATACCTTTGATGGAAAACCGGTAACAGCAGATGATTTGAAAGCAACCGGTTCTATGGCAGCACTCTTAAAAGATGCATTAAAGCCAAATCTGATCCAGACATTAGAACATACACCAGCTATTGTACATGGTGGACCATTTGCAAATATTGCTCATGGATGTAATAGTGTACGTGCAACCAAGATGGGATTAAAGCTTGCTGATTATGTTATTACAGAAGCAGGTTTCGGTGCAGACCTTGGTGCAGAGAAATTTATGGATATTAAGTGTCGTATGGCAGGATTAAAGCCGGATGCAGTAGTTTTAGTGGCAACTGTCCGTGCTTTAAAATACAATGGTGGTGTACCAAAGGCAGAGCTTTCTGAGGAAAATCTGGATGCATTGAAAAAAGGTATCGTAAATCTGGAAAAACATATTGAAAATCTTCAGAAATATGGTGTACCAGTAGTTGTAACCTTAAATTCCTTCATTACTGATACGAAAGCAGAGACAGATTATATTGAACAGTTCTGTAGAGAACGTGGTTGTGAATTTGCCCTTTCAGAAGTTTGGGAAAAGGGTGGAGAAGGTGGAATTGCACTTGCAGAAAAAGTTTTAGAAACACTTGAGACAAAAGAGAGTAACTTTAAACCTCTGTATGAGGATAATCTTTCCTTAACAGAAAAAATTGAAACGGTAGCAAAGGAAATTTATGGAGCAGATGGTGTTACTTATTCACCTGCTGCATTAAAGGAATTGAAGAGAATTGAAGAACTTGGTATGGGAAGTTTCCCGGTATGTATGGCAAAAACACAGTATTCTCTGTCGGATGATCAGACTAAGCTCGGACGCCCAACCGGATTTACTATCAATGTAAGAGAGGTATATGTTTCCGCGGGAGCAGGATTTGTAGTAGCAGTAACCGGTGCTATTATGACCATGCCAGGATTACCAAAGGCTCCGGCAGCTTACAATATTGATGTAGATGATGATGGTGTCATCACCGGATTATTCTAA
- a CDS encoding FtsK/SpoIIIE family DNA translocase: protein MAAKPKNKSVKGSAGKKTSGQKGRNSKKQQQDFRDEVILLSVLAVAILLFISNFGFGGFVGAKVSSFFFGVFGLMAYIFPIALFVGTAFFMSNRKNTVAVVKIVAGVLFILFLSLFVELVVDSSGVYSIKTGFEYARENKNGGGAIGGLLAGVLCPAFGKLGTYVVDIIVLIISMVLLTERSFLGGVKKGSKRVYDTAKEDAVRRREIKEQRREEREKRRMDKKVEGVSIDTRVVPPDVEHSDNISELTAPPIEEKEVFSAEVRDKLFSPEEAVPVVEEVISVEPEPEDVIPEPVVVEKVHKKPKQPKQDQASIEENVAEIEQEMEQIQRPVPEKSGQEYVFPPVSLLTKGENSQGDSKKHLQETAMKLQQTLKTFGVNVTITDVSCGPSVTRYELQPEMGVKVSKIVNLADDIKLNLAAADIRIEAPIPGKAAVGIEVPNKENVMVRFRDMIESSEFKNHKSNICFTAGKDIGGQVVVADIAKMPHLLIAGATGSGKSVCINTIIMSLLYKANPEDVKLILIDPKVVELSVYNGIPHLFIPVVTDPKKAAGALHWAVAEMTERYQKFAEYQVRDLKGYNQKVEAIKDVEDETKPQKLPQIVIVVDELADLMMVAPGDVEDAICRLAQLARAAGIHLIIATQRPSVDVITGLIKANMPSRIAFSVSSGVDSRTILDMNGAEKLLGNGDMLFYPQGYQKPLRVQGPFVSDTEVEAVVDFLKKQSTVVYNTEIEEKMNSVSVGGGSASGSMGSTDERDAYFVEAGKFVIEKDKGSIGMLQRMFKIGFNRAARIMDQLEEAGVVGPEEGTKPRKILMSMSEFEEYIDEYV, encoded by the coding sequence ATGGCAGCAAAGCCTAAGAATAAATCTGTCAAAGGAAGTGCTGGGAAAAAGACATCAGGACAGAAGGGGAGAAATAGCAAAAAGCAACAGCAAGATTTTAGAGATGAAGTGATTTTGCTTTCTGTGCTGGCAGTGGCTATTCTTCTTTTTATTAGTAATTTCGGATTCGGCGGTTTTGTAGGTGCAAAGGTAAGTTCTTTCTTTTTTGGTGTATTTGGGTTAATGGCATATATATTTCCCATTGCACTATTTGTAGGAACTGCATTTTTTATGTCAAACCGTAAGAATACTGTTGCAGTTGTAAAAATTGTTGCAGGTGTATTATTTATTTTGTTTTTAAGTTTATTTGTAGAATTGGTAGTTGACTCTTCCGGAGTATATTCGATAAAAACTGGTTTTGAATATGCTAGGGAGAATAAAAATGGTGGTGGAGCCATAGGTGGGCTTCTGGCAGGGGTATTATGTCCTGCATTTGGTAAGCTTGGAACATATGTGGTAGATATTATCGTTTTGATTATTTCTATGGTTCTTTTGACCGAACGTTCCTTTTTAGGAGGCGTAAAAAAAGGAAGTAAAAGGGTATACGATACTGCAAAAGAAGATGCAGTAAGACGCAGGGAAATAAAGGAACAAAGAAGAGAAGAACGTGAAAAGCGCCGTATGGACAAAAAGGTAGAAGGCGTTTCTATTGATACCCGGGTAGTACCACCGGATGTGGAGCATTCAGATAATATCAGTGAATTGACAGCACCACCGATAGAGGAAAAGGAAGTATTTTCTGCAGAAGTACGGGATAAGCTGTTTTCACCGGAAGAAGCCGTTCCGGTAGTTGAAGAAGTGATATCGGTAGAACCTGAGCCGGAAGATGTCATTCCTGAACCTGTAGTAGTGGAAAAAGTACATAAAAAGCCAAAACAGCCGAAACAAGATCAGGCATCTATAGAAGAAAATGTAGCAGAGATAGAGCAGGAGATGGAACAAATTCAGCGTCCGGTTCCGGAAAAATCAGGGCAAGAGTATGTTTTTCCACCAGTGTCATTGCTGACAAAGGGGGAAAACAGTCAGGGCGATTCCAAGAAACATTTACAGGAAACCGCTATGAAGTTACAGCAGACACTAAAAACATTTGGGGTTAACGTAACCATTACCGATGTAAGCTGTGGACCAAGTGTAACACGATATGAACTGCAACCGGAAATGGGTGTAAAAGTAAGTAAAATTGTTAATCTGGCAGATGATATCAAATTGAATCTTGCGGCAGCGGATATTCGTATTGAGGCACCAATACCAGGAAAAGCAGCAGTTGGAATCGAAGTTCCAAATAAGGAAAATGTTATGGTACGGTTCCGTGATATGATAGAGTCATCGGAATTTAAGAATCACAAGTCTAATATCTGTTTTACAGCAGGAAAAGATATTGGCGGTCAGGTTGTAGTAGCAGATATTGCTAAAATGCCCCATTTATTAATTGCAGGAGCTACCGGTTCTGGAAAGTCAGTATGTATCAATACCATTATTATGAGTCTTTTGTATAAAGCGAATCCGGAGGATGTAAAGCTGATTCTTATAGACCCGAAGGTAGTTGAATTAAGCGTATATAACGGTATCCCGCATCTGTTTATTCCGGTAGTGACTGACCCGAAGAAGGCTGCCGGCGCATTGCATTGGGCAGTGGCAGAAATGACAGAACGATATCAAAAATTTGCGGAATATCAGGTCAGAGATTTGAAGGGATATAATCAAAAAGTAGAAGCAATCAAAGATGTAGAGGATGAAACGAAGCCGCAAAAGCTGCCACAGATTGTAATTGTGGTGGACGAGTTAGCCGACCTTATGATGGTTGCACCTGGCGATGTAGAAGATGCAATCTGTCGATTGGCACAGTTAGCCCGTGCAGCCGGAATACATTTGATTATTGCAACACAGAGACCATCTGTGGATGTTATTACGGGATTGATTAAGGCAAATATGCCGTCACGAATTGCATTTTCTGTTTCTTCTGGTGTGGATTCTAGAACCATTCTGGATATGAATGGAGCGGAAAAACTTCTGGGAAATGGCGATATGTTGTTTTATCCACAGGGTTATCAAAAGCCTTTGCGTGTACAAGGACCATTCGTTTCAGACACCGAAGTGGAAGCAGTAGTTGATTTTTTGAAAAAGCAGAGTACTGTAGTATATAATACAGAAATAGAAGAAAAAATGAACAGTGTTTCTGTAGGAGGCGGTTCGGCATCTGGAAGTATGGGAAGTACAGATGAAAGAGATGCTTACTTTGTAGAAGCCGGAAAGTTCGTGATAGAGAAGGATAAAGGCTCTATTGGTATGTTGCAACGGATGTTCAAGATTGGATTTAACCGGGCAGCACGTATTATGGATCAGTTAGAAGAAGCCGGTGTTGTTGGACCGGAAGAAGGAACAAAGCCTAGAAAGATTCTGATGTCTATGTCAGAATTTGAGGAATATATTGACGAATACGTTTAA
- a CDS encoding ClpP family protease yields the protein MEENLKQQEKNKNENEEIKDMGQITLEQGKDKHKIHLLSIIGEIEGHETLSANTKSTKYEHVLPKLASIEDDDSIDGVMIIINTVGGDVESGLAIAEMISSLSKPTVSLVLGGSHSIGVPLAVSTDYSYIVPTGTMVIHPVRLNGLVIGAPQTYDYFQQMQDRITGFIAEHCFATQSRLEQMMLNTGMLTKDLGTILVGSQAVAEGIINEVGGIAEAMTKLHQMIDEKRDNDIFK from the coding sequence ATGGAAGAAAATTTAAAGCAGCAAGAAAAAAATAAGAATGAAAATGAAGAAATCAAAGATATGGGGCAGATTACCTTAGAGCAGGGGAAAGACAAGCATAAAATCCATCTTTTATCTATTATAGGAGAAATTGAGGGACATGAAACTTTATCTGCTAATACAAAATCTACTAAGTATGAACATGTTTTGCCCAAACTTGCGTCAATAGAAGATGATGATTCTATTGACGGTGTAATGATTATTATTAATACGGTAGGTGGAGATGTAGAATCTGGGCTTGCCATTGCAGAGATGATAAGTTCTTTAAGTAAACCAACAGTATCTCTAGTACTTGGGGGAAGCCATTCTATTGGAGTACCACTTGCGGTGTCTACAGATTATTCCTATATTGTACCTACCGGAACTATGGTAATTCATCCGGTTAGGTTAAATGGATTGGTAATTGGAGCACCACAGACTTATGATTATTTTCAGCAGATGCAGGACAGAATTACGGGTTTTATTGCAGAGCATTGTTTTGCCACACAGAGTCGTTTGGAACAGATGATGTTGAACACAGGAATGCTGACAAAGGATCTTGGAACAATTTTGGTAGGAAGTCAGGCGGTTGCAGAAGGGATTATCAATGAAGTGGGTGGGATTGCAGAAGCAATGACAAAGCTTCATCAAATGATAGACGAAAAAAGGGATAATGACATTTTCAAATAA